The segment CCGGACGCGATCTCGCGCAGCTCGGCGAGCACCTTGCCGCCGAGCGCGCCGCCCGCACGGCGGGCGGGCTTGGTGGTCGGTTCAGCCGCGGCACCGGAGGTGTCGGGCGCAGCCTGGTCGTTCGGGGAGTCGGTCACGTGAGAGCTTCCTGGGTGGGAGGGGCGCCGGGCACTCTCCCGGCGAAGACCGGGGCACCACGGCCACCCGCCGACGGCGGGTGATCGAACAACGGTGTCGGGGAGCGGACTCCACACCGACGATCGTCACTCTAGCAGCGCTGCCGGTCCCCGGCGTCCTGCCCCGATCACGCGCTCCCGTGCGGGTCAGGGGGCGTCGACGACGTGCGCACCTCGGTCCGCGACCTCGACCTCGAGCACGCGCCAGCCGTCGGGGCAGGCCTGGGCGACACCACGCGCGAAGGCGAGCACGGTGGGCCCGGCACCCGAGATGACCGCCGGCACACCGTCGACGCGCAGGCTCCGCACGAGCTGGTAGGAGTCGGGCATCGCGGACGCCCGGTACTGCTGGTGCAGGAGGTCCTCGGTGGCCGCCGCGAGCCGCTCCGGGGCCTGGGTGAGCGCCGCCACCAGCAGGGCCGCACGCCCCGCGTTCGCGGCGGCGTCGGCGTGGGGCACGGCGTCGGGCAGCAGGCCGCGAGCCGCCTCGGTGGACACCGGGCTGTCCGGCACGAAGAGGGTGACGGGGACCGCGACGTCGAGGCGGAGCGCCTCGGCGGCGAACCCCTCCGTCCAGGCGATCGTCAGGCCGCCCAGCAGCGCGGCCGCCACG is part of the Aeromicrobium sp. Leaf245 genome and harbors:
- the thrB gene encoding homoserine kinase, whose product is MTSPFVDRPVTVRTPASSANLGPGFDALGLALDVHDELTAEVLPGDALEIVVEGEGADEVSRDAGHLVVRSFDAALDLMGLRRPGLRLTCRNVVPHGRGMGSSSAAIVGGIVLAKALVEGVEVLDDRATLQLAHDLEGHPDNVAAALLGGLTIAWTEGFAAEALRLDVAVPVTLFVPDSPVSTEAARGLLPDAVPHADAAANAGRAALLVAALTQAPERLAAATEDLLHQQYRASAMPDSYQLVRSLRVDGVPAVISGAGPTVLAFARGVAQACPDGWRVLEVEVADRGAHVVDAP